The window AGGCATATTGCCATTGATGTCAATTCTTGTGGGCTTGAGCACTTTGGGTAGCTTACTTGGTGGTGGAAGCGCTGTTGTCAAAACGTTTATCGATGCCAAAAATGTTACAAAAAATTAGTTGAACATCAACGCCACAACAAGGTAATGGAAGCAGTTGGGCATGGTCTTTATGTGAAGAAATATAAGAAAGGTTATGGACTCTATGTtaaaagcaaaaaaaatctAACTGTGAAGCTACCCAATAGAGCATTATTCGACTATGAGTTGGTTGATTAtgctataaaattaaaaatctcaaacTTTAGAGGATTCATCAGACGGATCTGGAACACATTGTGTAGCTTATGGTTCTTGCAGATGTGCTTGTATATTGTATCAGTACAtgaggaataaaaaataaaaaactcatcAACGTAACatgtttatttacattttttattacaaatagTACGAATTATCTTAACTTTAGTTATATCGAATAACATTTCGATCTTATACAATTCTAATAATCTATACCACTATATTCATCTCCAGAAGTTACAAATCTTTTGGAATGTATTGTATGGATTtagcataaaaaaaaaatctctatcAACATTTCGATCAAAATAGTAGTGATGATGTGTGTGGTTGTAGTGAATAATGACCCCAAGGTAACGTATCAAAAGATGAAGGAATTAAGTAGCGTTTGTCGTCTTGTGCACTCAATACTATTTTCGATTGCTGAATTGAATAGATGTCATGTGCAAAGGAGCCGATTGTATTTTGGGGTAAAAccagtttttcattttctttgagACATTTCACATAATCATCAAAAGTCAAGTGGTTTTTGACAACATAATTTTTCACACCCtttgatttttttgtgatttttcccCCTTGAACCTTGAAAGCATACATTTTAGATCTTAAACCCGCAAAATGTGTGATAATTTCAccattcacttcatctttcaTTAAACCTGGTACCTTTTTATTCACCAATGGAATGTTGAAAGCATTGGTTTTAGGGTAATCACTAGTATCAAAGTGTGTATAACAATCCATTTTAATGAGTTCGTATGGGTTACAACCtctaatttcataaaaaaatgagtCGGTATCAATATACATAATCTTACAACCATCAGGATTTTTAGGTAGCATATACTTATAGTGAAAATTATACATACACACCTTTGAAATATCAAGAATAGCCATACCTATATATAGAGGTTTATTGAACAAAAGCTCATTCTTTTTGAGTTCGATCGCCATTAAATCCTCACCGAAAACAGTACGACTATGGAATCTTGGCGATGCTATCAGATTTTTGGCTCCGAAACGACCTTCATAGCGATTTACCAGACGAACTACCCTGTGTAGTCGAATATTTTCCATAGTTTTACCAAAAATGGCGTTATTTGcaaatttaaattgatttttacCAAATTTGGTTGTTGCCTTTGCTCGTAGTTCTGTATTGAGATCGATATAGGGTTTCAGCCAAGGAGattgtttaaatttcaaaacttttttaATCTTTATCAATCTCAACCCCAATTCTAACACTGTCTTCAAATTGCGATAATGAATAATGTAATCTTTTTTATCGGAGAGTGTGCATAGTAATTTTGGCAACTTTGAACCAGGAGGGACGCTGTGCTCCGGACACAGTGGTAGATCTTTATGTAGATCATGCAGATGTTGCGGATATTCCAGATCCACCTGAAGGATGTATCCTTCTGGACCATCATCAGAAACAATGCTCACATCAACAGACGTATCGCACCATTCAAAATCTCCAAATGGTAAATATTGACTCATCGCCCatccatataaattatttacatCAAGATAAAGTAAATATGACTCGGGTTTTGATGTGTCGAAATTATCCATTTGGGGATTATTAGCTTCAGATAGTCTATGCATGCAGCAACTGATTCCCCCACGTATACCCCGTTCCACAAACATAACCATATCAATATCTTTAAGTATCTGTAGTTTACATTTAGTATACTTTAGCATACAGTCCCAGGTGTAACCGGGCATAGTGTAGTACCATGCCGGATCGAGTTTGTATGTCTCTAAAGCTGTTTTCCGAAAATTCTCCATTACGTCAGCGAGCAAAAGTATATCTGTTTTCATGTAAAGATCACTATATTCACCTAACGATTTTATCTTGAATGTTTTCCAAACGGTTTGAGCATGATGGTAGGTTTCAGCATCAATGTGTGAGTTGGttaatttattatgaaattcaTTGATTGATGGTAGTGCTGTATCGTTTAACTTGTCCAGGTCAGTCatataatcataacaaaaagTACCCTTTCTAGTTAGCAGCTCAAACTCACTATCGTGCAAACTTGAAAATTCTTTCTTAAGATTGtaaaaattttcgagaattaAAGTAGAAGCTAATTCATCCAAACTAGCCCCCATGAATTTAAATGAGTCGATAAATCTGAATCTGAGTTTGGTTTCCTGATGAAAATATGtgaatgaaatgtatttttCCTTATTAATTGGTAAAGTAGTGATGTTGCCTCGATGTAAAAGAGACTTCACGATAAAATGCCCATCGTAATTcgataaattatgaaaaactaTGGGCACAATAAAGAGTTTTCGGAAATTAAGATTACACTGCTGATGTGCCCATCCCCtaaattctgatgaaaaatgaTCATGATCTCTAACTATTACATCCTTATCGTTAAaacttttttcacaaatatgaCAATGTGTGCCAACATCTCTAGGTGCAGCTGACATAGGTTCAATGTGTTTAATATTGCTATAAACAAAGGATGCAATTTTATCTATTTCATCAGCAAACCAATCCAAGCACGTCTCACCACGAAAACTAGCATAACgcgaaaaattatcattatatacACATTTTAAATAATAACCCACACTATATGGCACATGCTCCTGATACTTGAAtgatttttcactgattttcttATTGCATTGTCTTAGTAAGGATTCAAAGTCTGCATACACAATAAAGGgacatttttgtttgaaaaaaaaatttctaaattcAACGTTATCGTACTTTGGAAAAGTtactttttcattattcaaatctTTACACCACTCAAaatgttcattcaattttatctgagatgaaaaataattcaaacaccTGTCACATATAAATTTCTTCGTTTTATGTTTCGAGAGCTGTCTTGAAACAAGTCTGGAAAGATCTttaatccaacaatagtgatatttaatttcagaaatactTATATTTTCTAATGGTTGGGCGGCTGCTGCTGCTACATCGTAGTCACTCAAATTTGGGAAATATTTATCTTGAACTATTAGTAAATTCACATGATTGTGTGCAAGATGATGTTGTGTGAGTCTTAAAGGTGAAACTGAATAAAATGAttgattttctttttcagtCAATTGTAAACCATATACGTTCACAGATATatcattcattttctcaaatttcgtAATTTGAGATAGTTTCATAGGCAGTTCTAATCCATCAGTTCTAAGTACACTCGAGTAAAAAGGGTAATTGGTAGTACGATCAGAATTAGTTTTTGTTGGGTAAAGTGCGCTAACAAcactccaaaaaaaaacacgcCTCATCGTTATTCTTAACGTTGATACAtgcttttttcttcgaaatttgaTTAGGTAGTTTAATGTAAGATGATCCACCAACACCACCAGCACAATTTCCCATTTCGAATTTATTAATTGCAATttctaaatgaataattttactcAATGCCCAACCGCTGCCCTTGTTTGACATGTCTTCCATATCAGCTACGATACGTTCAGTTATATGAAAATCAAACCACACTTTCAATTCGGTAGATGAATCAATCATAGCATTAGGAGTAGTGAAAAATTTACGATCAACAATTTCACCATCAACATTACTTTTAATGAAATCTGCACAAAAAGTTGtgttcactttcaacattggcATATCTCTCAAAactcttaaaattttgtttttaaataagtgaaaagcatcaACCAAAAATGGTTTAACATCAATATGACTTAAATTTATAACAATACCTGTTCTCACTCTACAATTGTAGATGGCATTAATTGTGCGCCAAATAACGCGAGAACTGCGCCTTTCAGTTTGCCCTAAACCTGAACCTATTGATTTTTCTCGAATACAACATTTTATGAAAACACACATTCTTTTCAATTGcgaaatctttgaatatattttacgtTTTTGACCAATAGTGAAATTGAATCTTTTCAATGCTGAATTACATCTATGAATATGTTTGTATATAACTCGTAACCATCTTTTTGCATTCGAAGGAGAATAATTCtcttccattaatttcaaagttTGATCGATTTTGGTCAACGTACCTTCAAAATTGTTCATTTCTATTCAGTACACTCACACAcacaaacaaaaaatacaaaaagtgGAGATGAGGTTGGTAtagaaaataaattacaataccTTGTTACTTATGCTAcaacgatttcaaaggaaattgCTTGGTGTGCTTTCCCTGTGTCCTTTTTCCCTCGGAATATTAGTGAATAGTTCCCTGTAGAAAGCTCATCGGTGTGTTCTTTGTACGGTTCTGTTAACCTTTTTGGGAGAAAGGTTAAAAAATCCTCGAGCTCCAAAATCACGCTGGGACCAAACTTTGTATTCACCAATCTGGCCTTTtggattttatatttcttatccTCTTCCAGCTCCCCGATGCTTTTTGTAGCTTTCCTATCTTCTATGAgagatttattattaattttcgacaaaaaatccatttctaaaatgaaattgaataagaaaaaaaaacatgcttAAGATTGGGAGATGAGCAAAAACTTACTTTGTTTTTATACGTAGAAGCCACTGAATAATATGGAAATTTCTGTTATGAACGATTAACGCTGTGGTTGTTGTTGTTGATGCTGCTACTGCTCTATGaataaagtaaatattttttatataaggatacaaaattttcaaattaatgctTACCCACAGAGTACACACACGCACAGAGAGAGATATGGTCAACCGCTCCAATAAAGTTTCGAATTGCAACTCGAATGAACAACAACAACAATGTATTGTCAGACGCAAATGATGGAGAAAACTGTGATTTAGTAAGCAGAACGGCTGCTTAAATATGCTCAATTCACCCTCTAGGAGATGTGACTCACAATATTGTTTACATTTGGGAGTTGACTGCTATGCAGAAACAAAAGAGCTTATCCCAAATAGTTTTCAATATTGTAGTTGCAGATAATCTCATATGTTGGGAAAAAATCACATGGAATGTTAATGACAAATCTAATTGAACAGgattttattccaaaaaataaacTCACATATTGAAAAATGTATGTTTTACTTTATTATGATAGTAATGCATGTACTGTtgcttgaatgttttttcgacACACTGGGCACTCTTTGAACGCACAATCGGTACAAGCCACCATATGCCCACAAGGTGAAAAAACGATAGCCAACTCGTCTTTGAAACAAATTTTACATAAAGTGATGCTTTGCTCTGATTCAGTACTCGGAATCTCGTTAATCACATCCTTTTTACTAGACAATAAACtcttatatttttcatgaactGCTTCAACGAATGTTGGAGTctttttcaacaataaaaaaaaatacatttgggGAACCAAAGAGCATGCTATTCCCAAGGATCATCACTCCAATCTTCAAGGCCTCTTCCGCAGTAAAAACACATGGTTTGATCACCAGTAAAATCCTGAGGCAGCTAATTGTGAGGGTTTTTGTTTCATACATTTTGACCAATTATCAAAGGTTGATAGCCTAGATTCGTATGTGATCTGATTCAGGGGGCAAGGATCTTTGGCTTTTTGTATGACTAATTTTTCAAGTAGGGTTTCAGTTCGGGAATTCGGTAAAATTTTCACAGTCGACATCTTGAAGttatattataatcaaattaatCTCTAAATTTTATTGTCAAGTCGTGATTCTGCAATCATCGGTTTGCCTTTTGACTGAGTCCGGTACTGCTTTCTAATCAACGATACTCAGCTGTTGTTATTGTTTAGATTATCTCGAATGCAAAACGATATGTTACCATATTTCCATCCCCGATATATCTCACATGCTTGTTGTTGTTGACAAAAATTCCTTCAACAAAATCGCTTTCAGACAATTTGTTTGGCTTTGTCTgaatcctaaaatattttcccgAATCCCACAGCGAAAAGCTACCTAGTTAAAAAGTGTTATTTGCTTTTTCATATCACATTGAATGCCAAAATTCCATGCCTTGATTATCTGTAGATTGGGATCTGCTTCTCTATACATTGATTGTGGCATAAGTCCAGCAAGGCAATTTGCCCATGCCGTCAAGCTGAGCTGCAATAATTGTGTAATATCGTTTGATGATTGGGAATGGGAGTTGTTTATGTCACAAATCGAAAATGATTACCAAAGAGAATGTGGAGCAACAGTTGTACGATGTGATTGTGAATGTATGATGACTAGAGTTAAAAAATGGGGGGACTGCATATATTTCAGTACATCTGACTTGAATAAAATATCTGAATTGAATCAACTGCTAATTATCAATCGTCTTGAGATGCTGAAAAATCTACGAATATCTCTGTATTACTTCGTGGACACCATCAAAGGATTAACATCACAGAACAAACAAAATTCTGTTGAAGATTATATAAATGCTTTCTGTAGAATTAATCCATGTGTTCAGAGTTATGCAATTTTAGAATGTATGTACTTCTataagaataaattattgaacgaTTTAGATAACATAACGTTGtgtcaataaaaaatcatcttcctctgatattatttttcaataaccaAACCAATTCCTTCATTCACCCCTCCTCAAAACGATATATCTCACATGCTTGTTGACAAAAATTCCTTCAACAAAATCGCTTTCAGACAATTTGGCTtaatcctaaaatattttcccaCAGCGAAAAGCTACCTAGTTAAAAAGTGTAATTTGCTTTTCACATTGAATGCCAAAATGCCTTGATTATCATACCCCAGTACATTCAGGCCCTATAAATGTGAATGCAACACACCAAATAAAACACGCTCAACATTATGAACAGTATGGAAAATTCCACTGCGGATAAATCCAATCTAACCATCTATTTGTACCACTAATTTACTTCTTTACAGCATCTCTCCCCTATAGCTTAGTCGTTAAGAGCCTTGGATCCCAATCCAACgccccgggttcgaatcccactcaGATTTTTTATCAGTTCAAGATGGTAAAACAGTTTCCACCACCCAAACTATCCACCACAAGATGGCGCCGCGAACGGTAAAACAGTTCCCACCACTAGCTTCCAAAAGCTACCACAAGATGGCGTCGCACTCCAATATTCCGAACCCAACTAATATCCAAAAGTGAGGTTATGCTCGGATTTGAGCTAGAAGCCCCTTACCCCTAACTACTGCACAATACTTCGATTCATAATATCGTTCGATACTATGTGATTTGTTGTTTTAAATTCTTTTAGTTTTCAATTACCTTTCTGTAGAGTGTAGAGAATATTAATTAGTTCGATTCTAAAGATACGTAGCATattttatcattaaaaaaatgttgagaaTCAAAGCAGAGTAATAAACGCAAAGAAATTATTCTTTTTCTCCGCTTTTTTGCATATCGCCTAAgcagcttattttttttttgtcaaatgaaTGTATTTCTCTTCAAAATCTAATTCAGATCTCAAATAGAACAATATTTTCCATAACGTCGAATTtagttcatttttaaattttaatatcaaataaattgTATAGTTTCCGACAGATCCAAATGCTTAGCgtgaatttaaaattaattatccTAATGACAACAATTTGTAAAATTTTCGGGAATTCGATTCCTCGAACAAATACTAAAGATAAACCACGTTTAGTCAATGAGGGGCTATTAAAAttacattcatttatttcagtAAGAAATATGTTATCAGTGGATCACATATATGATTATACATTACGGCATTCATAATAATTCCATACAAATAAATAAGAATCAGtcgaataacaaaaaaaaaaagaacgcgttataaaattataaacagggtgtttaaaattcagtatcaagatttcgcTGATGAATTCTAACTCATGAAAGAATTCTATATTTGGTTCATAATTGTTTTTGCatctgcgatcgttatcgagTGAAAGGTAAAACTATTTTTTCATGACATGAACatgaaatcaatacctaacgAACCTAAATTTCAAAAGGATGGTTTTTTTTTAGTAGGAATAAGGACAACCACTAAAGAACTTTCTCAAATTATGTTTGGCGACTTTCAGCTGATTTTTATCTGCTTCCTCAGGCCTACAAAAACACCAAAGATAACAGAAATATACAAAACATaaactgtaaaattttacatttataaatTTTAAGTTCTTCTGAACACAATCAGAAGCTAACTTAATCTCCAATTATAAAATCTTACAATATCTACGCAcaccaaaaactttttttgatgTGCGTAGATATTGTAAGATTTTCTAATTGGAGATTGTTGATAACAAACAATTTACATTATATTTAACACTATAACATATTCAACGCTATAATCCATTATTTTcggttatatttatttcatcacAGAAAACATCCATCGATTTTGGCCAATTTATTTTGGTTACACTTCTCGACCAGTTCAGATAGTTTTCTCCTTTAGATCCTAGTCCGATAACTAATAATTATATATGCCTCAATATCTATAACCTCAAATTCTGCGTGATACACATGTTTAACGTTATAATATTCGTATAAGCGATAGATCGAAATCACTATATTAGTATTTTTGGTTTGTGTGATTAGATAGACAATATTCTCTATTACAAATTCTACAAACTAT is drawn from Harmonia axyridis chromosome 7, icHarAxyr1.1, whole genome shotgun sequence and contains these coding sequences:
- the LOC123685273 gene encoding uncharacterized protein LOC123685273 translates to MGASLDELASTLILENFYNLKKEFSSLHDSEFELLTRKGTFCYDYMTDLDKLNDTALPSINEFHNKLTNSHIDAETYHHAQTVWKTFKIKSLGEYSDLYMKTDILLLADVMENFRKTALETYKLDPAWYYTMPGYTWDCMLKYTKCKLQILKDIDMVMFVERGIRGGISCCMHRLSEANNPQMDNFDTSKPESYLLYLDVNNLYGWAMSQYLPFGDFEWCDTSVDVSIVSDDGPEGYILQVDLEYPQHLHDLHKDLPLCPEHSVPPGSKLPKLLCTLSDKKDYIIHYRNLKTVLELGLRLIKIKKVLKFKQSPWLKPYIDLNTELRAKATTKFGKNQFKFANNAIFGKTMENIRLHRVVRLVNRYEGRFGAKNLIASPRFHSRTVFGEDLMAIELKKNELLFNKPLYIGMAILDISKVCMYNFHYKYMLPKNPDGCKIMYIDTDSFFYEIRGCNPYELIKMDCYTHFDTSDYPKTNAFNIPLVNKKVPGLMKDEVNGEIITHFAGLRSKMYAFKVQGGKITKKSKGVKNYVVKNHLTFDDYVKCLKENEKLVLPQNTIGSFAHDIYSIQQSKIVLSAQDDKRYLIPSSFDTLPWGHYSLQPHTSSLLF